ATCGGCCACGAAAACGCCGGCTGGGTCCACGAAATCGGCTCGGCCGTGACGAACGTCGCGGTCGGCGACACCGTCATCCTGCATCCGACACCGACCTGCGGGCTGTGCCACGCCTGTCGTGCCGGCAACGACATGCACTGCCTCAACGGCTCTTTTCCCGGCATCAACACCGATGGCGGCATGGCCGAGTTTCTGCTCACCTCGGCGCGTGCCTGCATCAAGCTGGATCCGGCCACCGGGCCGGAAGACGTGGCCGCGCTGGCCGATGCCGGCATCACCGCGTATCACGCCGTACGCAAAGCCGTGCCGTTGCTCTATCCCGGCACGACCTGCGTCGTCAACGGCGCCGGCGGCCTCGGCCACATCGGCATCCAGTCGCTGGCCGCGCTGACCGCGACGCGGATCGTCGTCGTCGACCGCAATCCGGCCGCGTTGGCGTTGGCCGCCGAGCTTGGCGCGGACGAAACCGTTGCGGCGGACGGAAAACACGTCGACGCGGTGCTGGATCTGACCGACGGCCAGGGCGCCGAAGTGGTGCTGGACTTCGTCGCGGAGCAAGGCGCACAACAGGACGCATTCGCGATGACGCGACGCGACGGCTCGCATTACGTGATCGGCTATGGCAGCAACATCGACGTGCCGACCATCGACATCATCTCCACCGAACGCAGCATCGTCGGCAACCTGGTCGGCACGTACAACGACCTGGCCGAGCTGATGGTGCTCGCGCAGGCCGGCAAGGTCACCCTGCACACCAAGAAATATCCGCTCGACGCGGCGCTGGACGCGCTCGCCGACCTGGATGCCGGAAAGGTCCGCGGCCGGGCCATCCTGACGCCGTAAATCCGTCCCACCGCATCCGCGCAGCTCCTGGAGGGGAGATCACAGATGGCCAAGGAACTTCGTTTCGGTGCCGACGCTCGTAAAATGCTGCAGTCCGGCGTCGACAAACTCGCGGACGCGGTGAAGTCCACGC
The nucleotide sequence above comes from Fodinicola acaciae. Encoded proteins:
- a CDS encoding NAD(P)-dependent alcohol dehydrogenase; translation: MKAVRLHKYHQQPVVEEVPEPTAKGPFDVVVKIGGAGVCRTDLHIIEEQWAEKSGVTLPYTIGHENAGWVHEIGSAVTNVAVGDTVILHPTPTCGLCHACRAGNDMHCLNGSFPGINTDGGMAEFLLTSARACIKLDPATGPEDVAALADAGITAYHAVRKAVPLLYPGTTCVVNGAGGLGHIGIQSLAALTATRIVVVDRNPAALALAAELGADETVAADGKHVDAVLDLTDGQGAEVVLDFVAEQGAQQDAFAMTRRDGSHYVIGYGSNIDVPTIDIISTERSIVGNLVGTYNDLAELMVLAQAGKVTLHTKKYPLDAALDALADLDAGKVRGRAILTP